From Phaeobacter sp. A36a-5a, the proteins below share one genomic window:
- the tmpB gene encoding (R)-1-hydroxy-2-trimethylaminoethylphosphonate oxygenase, with translation MTSRKPQPAPHRPPETLDRDTIVAFLGSIFDRRGGEEYLGEPVTMGEHMLQGATIAEENGQPEEIIVGALLHDIGHFTSEFGTYHPDDTEDRHHEDAGAEVLERFFPSVITDCCRYHVAAKRYLCATKPEYFKRLSPASVHTLELQGGPMTAQEVVEFEANPNLKEIIAVRYLDEAGKREGMKTPDFWHFAPMVQRMVDQHCGAAK, from the coding sequence ATGACCAGCCGCAAACCGCAGCCAGCGCCGCATCGCCCGCCTGAGACACTCGACCGCGACACAATCGTTGCGTTCCTCGGCTCCATCTTCGATCGCCGCGGCGGTGAGGAATATCTGGGCGAGCCGGTGACCATGGGAGAGCATATGCTGCAGGGTGCCACAATCGCCGAAGAGAATGGCCAGCCGGAGGAAATCATCGTCGGCGCCCTCCTGCATGATATCGGTCATTTCACATCGGAGTTTGGCACCTATCACCCCGATGATACCGAAGACCGCCACCATGAGGACGCCGGTGCCGAGGTGCTGGAGCGCTTCTTTCCCAGCGTGATCACCGATTGCTGTCGCTACCACGTTGCTGCGAAACGCTATCTCTGTGCGACCAAGCCCGAGTATTTTAAACGCCTTTCGCCTGCCTCGGTCCATACGCTGGAGCTGCAGGGGGGACCGATGACCGCGCAGGAAGTGGTGGAGTTCGAGGCCAATCCGAACCTCAAGGAGATCATCGCGGTGCGCTATCTGGACGAGGCGGGCAAGCGTGAGGGGATGAAGACGCCCGATTTCTGGCACTTTGCCCCGATGGTGCAGCGCATGGTCGATCAACACTGCGGCGCGGCGAAATAG
- the tmpA gene encoding 2-trimethylaminoethylphosphonate dioxygenase produces MPSVTVAPAGDYLTLSLGTSELRFHAIWLRDNAGDPETRATANGQRLIALRDIPADTAIAEATLDGGHLRVRFVPEEKTVDYDLSWLGDHAYDRARQDARGWLAEGVEPWDAGLMAAVPTGDFAALQAGGAALGDWLGAVTRYGFGKIVNGPVEDGALFRVVDLFGHVRETNYGRHFEVRTEVNPTNLAFTGLGLQAHTDNPYRDPVPTIQVLYCLESSAAGGENMVVDGFAAALRLKAENEAYFNVLAEHCARFEYAGEAAVCLTSRRPMIELAPGGELIAVRFNNRSLAAVQDVPFDKMALYYAAYRRFGEIIDDTAMEVTFRLNPGEAFVVDNTRVLHARKGYSGEGTRWLQGCYADKDGLRSAYEARRRQALGEAAE; encoded by the coding sequence ATGCCGTCAGTTACCGTTGCCCCAGCGGGCGATTATCTCACCCTGTCTCTCGGGACGTCTGAACTGCGGTTCCACGCGATCTGGCTGCGCGACAATGCGGGCGATCCCGAGACCCGTGCGACGGCCAATGGCCAGCGTCTGATCGCCCTGCGCGATATCCCGGCCGACACGGCAATTGCGGAGGCGACGCTTGATGGCGGCCACCTCCGGGTGCGGTTCGTCCCGGAAGAGAAGACCGTGGATTACGATCTGTCCTGGCTTGGGGATCATGCCTATGACCGGGCGCGTCAGGACGCGCGCGGCTGGCTCGCGGAGGGGGTCGAGCCCTGGGACGCGGGGTTGATGGCGGCCGTGCCCACCGGGGATTTTGCCGCGCTGCAAGCCGGTGGTGCGGCGTTGGGCGACTGGCTTGGCGCGGTGACACGCTACGGGTTTGGCAAAATCGTCAACGGTCCGGTTGAGGACGGTGCACTGTTCCGGGTTGTGGATCTTTTTGGTCATGTCCGGGAGACCAACTATGGGCGTCACTTTGAGGTCCGTACCGAGGTGAATCCGACCAATCTGGCCTTTACCGGGCTTGGCTTGCAGGCCCATACCGACAACCCCTATCGCGATCCCGTGCCGACGATCCAGGTGCTCTACTGTCTCGAAAGCTCGGCTGCCGGCGGCGAGAACATGGTGGTTGACGGCTTTGCCGCGGCGCTGCGGCTCAAGGCGGAAAACGAAGCCTATTTCAACGTTCTGGCCGAGCATTGCGCGCGCTTTGAATATGCTGGCGAAGCCGCGGTCTGCCTGACCTCGCGCCGTCCGATGATCGAGCTGGCGCCGGGTGGCGAGCTGATTGCTGTGCGTTTCAACAATCGCTCCCTTGCGGCGGTTCAGGATGTCCCCTTCGACAAAATGGCGCTCTATTATGCGGCCTATCGCCGGTTCGGCGAGATTATCGACGACACGGCAATGGAGGTGACCTTTCGCCTGAACCCCGGTGAGGCATTTGTGGTCGACAACACCCGTGTCCTTCATGCGCGCAAGGGCTATTCCGGCGAAGGAACGCGGTGGTTACAGGGCTGCTATGCCGACAAGGACGGGCTACGCTCTGCCTATGAGGCCCGGCGGCGTCAGGCCCTGGGGGAGGCGGCGGAATGA
- a CDS encoding LysR family transcriptional regulator, whose product MQKQRSTLPPLEWIRAFEAAARCGSFTAAADETGITQSAISQRIAQLEKRLGVALFHRHPRAISLTVEGEAWLPHIQSALDTMRDSSEALFGTGRRQLTISASQSVIDLWLTPRLAALSEISGGQLAIQTMVLGAHDAPEDDVLRIRYGAGDWPHPYKLPLYSEEIAPMAAPALIKAAQDWTDWPRIACSGPRPGWPDWVARHGGGTTPVPHLRFDTFLSALGAAQAGAGVLLGSLPLCRVPLAEGRLVRLDRNRLKHHATYWMIAGKDAVTHTQWSELTRIMQ is encoded by the coding sequence ATGCAAAAACAGCGCTCAACCCTGCCCCCGCTGGAATGGATCCGCGCCTTTGAAGCGGCGGCGCGCTGCGGCAGCTTTACCGCAGCCGCAGACGAAACTGGGATCACCCAATCCGCCATCTCGCAGCGCATCGCCCAGCTGGAGAAACGGCTGGGGGTGGCGCTGTTCCACCGTCACCCTCGTGCCATTTCCCTGACTGTGGAGGGCGAGGCCTGGTTGCCCCATATCCAGTCGGCGCTGGACACGATGCGCGACAGCTCAGAGGCGCTGTTCGGCACCGGGCGGCGCCAGCTGACGATCTCCGCCAGCCAGTCGGTCATTGATCTGTGGCTCACGCCAAGGCTGGCAGCCCTGAGCGAGATTTCGGGTGGTCAGCTTGCGATCCAGACCATGGTGCTGGGCGCCCATGACGCGCCCGAGGATGATGTGCTGCGCATTCGCTACGGCGCCGGGGACTGGCCCCACCCCTATAAGCTGCCGCTCTATTCCGAGGAAATCGCGCCGATGGCGGCGCCCGCTCTGATCAAGGCTGCGCAGGACTGGACCGACTGGCCCCGCATTGCCTGTTCCGGTCCACGCCCGGGCTGGCCCGATTGGGTTGCCCGCCACGGCGGCGGGACAACGCCAGTACCGCATCTGCGTTTTGACACATTCCTGTCGGCACTTGGCGCGGCACAGGCCGGGGCCGGCGTTCTGCTAGGTTCGCTTCCTCTGTGCCGCGTGCCCCTGGCCGAGGGGCGGCTGGTTCGCCTTGATCGGAACCGGCTGAAACACCATGCCACCTATTGGATGATCGCCGGAAAAGATGCGGTAACCCACACGCAATGGAGCGAGCTGACACGCATCATGCAGTGA
- a CDS encoding response regulator, whose product MNGTEVTTQTNHATLPSGNLCVLVLDDSEFDRTRMRRLIAQADRSVNVITCSDIKDFERALDENNVDLCLIDHQLRDASGLDAVAVVKQQLETAEVPVVMISGREDTEAVVSSIRAGCVDYIGKGNLTAEKLHGVIYNSIAETFSNPAMKAEVQEATRNVIRGMAEGCISELQPKLRRMYRQISFIRGCHNQGLTPSPEALDEIETHCLNIWRFFDEIEHYSNSFNEVRH is encoded by the coding sequence ATGAATGGTACTGAGGTTACGACACAAACCAACCACGCGACACTGCCCTCCGGCAACCTATGTGTCCTGGTGCTGGATGACAGTGAATTTGACAGAACACGGATGCGAAGGCTGATTGCCCAAGCGGACAGATCTGTGAATGTGATCACCTGTTCGGATATCAAGGACTTTGAAAGAGCACTGGACGAGAATAACGTCGACCTCTGCCTGATTGACCATCAGCTGCGCGACGCCTCGGGGCTGGATGCCGTCGCCGTGGTCAAACAGCAACTGGAGACCGCGGAGGTCCCGGTGGTCATGATCTCCGGTCGTGAAGATACAGAAGCGGTTGTCAGTTCGATCCGCGCCGGCTGTGTCGACTACATCGGAAAGGGCAATCTGACGGCTGAAAAACTTCATGGTGTGATCTACAATTCCATCGCTGAAACCTTCTCCAACCCGGCCATGAAAGCCGAGGTGCAGGAAGCAACCCGTAATGTGATCCGTGGCATGGCTGAAGGCTGCATCAGCGAGCTGCAACCCAAACTGCGGCGCATGTACCGTCAGATCTCCTTTATTCGCGGCTGCCACAATCAGGGCCTGACCCCCTCCCCTGAGGCGCTGGATGAGATCGAAACCCATTGCCTGAACATCTGGCGGTTCTTCGACGAGATCGAACACTACAGCAATAGCTTCAACGAAGTTCGCCACTAG
- a CDS encoding sensor histidine kinase: protein MKHDTPDQAAGQTTRDQAMMEVVYKIVHDLRGSVRALAELPNWIGEDLEDAGLTLPEAPAQSLDLMRQHAEKLNMMLDQLSRYSKTGYRETENVSVQACLDRAIAALNLPDGLRVRARFDPPEIDMNPDALMSMFLILLGNAAGHNPGPVRIAVVGRCHDGMWEMLVRDDGVGIPAGKLERIFDPMSKFSIADTGGAGMGLAILRRLADSYGGLVDALSPRTNRHGATIRVRLKQPHRG from the coding sequence ATGAAACATGATACCCCCGACCAGGCGGCTGGCCAGACCACGCGCGATCAGGCGATGATGGAAGTAGTCTACAAAATCGTGCATGATCTGCGGGGGTCGGTGAGGGCGCTTGCCGAACTGCCGAACTGGATTGGGGAGGATTTGGAGGACGCAGGCCTGACCCTGCCGGAAGCCCCGGCGCAATCCCTTGATCTGATGCGGCAGCACGCCGAGAAGCTCAATATGATGCTTGACCAGCTGTCGCGATATTCCAAGACCGGATACCGGGAGACGGAGAACGTGTCGGTTCAAGCTTGCCTTGATCGTGCGATTGCGGCGCTGAATCTGCCAGATGGCCTGCGGGTGCGGGCGCGGTTCGATCCGCCTGAGATTGACATGAACCCCGATGCCCTGATGTCGATGTTCCTGATCCTGCTGGGAAATGCGGCCGGTCATAACCCGGGGCCGGTGCGCATTGCCGTGGTTGGCCGCTGCCACGACGGCATGTGGGAGATGCTGGTGCGAGACGATGGTGTCGGAATTCCAGCAGGCAAGCTGGAACGGATTTTTGATCCGATGAGCAAATTCTCGATCGCCGACACCGGAGGGGCAGGCATGGGGTTGGCGATCCTGCGGCGCCTTGCCGATAGCTATGGCGGTCTTGTAGACGCGTTGTCGCCCCGGACCAATCGGCACGGGGCGACTATTCGGGTGCGTCTGAAGCAACCTCACCGTGGCTGA
- a CDS encoding sugar ABC transporter substrate-binding protein: MFTRRAFTTHALALGVGGGLPAAGRAATDPQSPNLLRILTPHGAEANLAPVAKSFEALCGCRTELVVVGVGEINAVLTLEAMLNDVGVDVALPATFGIPDLVEAEAILPLDGLAQQYAPQDLTDAMMYTSGDVFDDRLWGYQTDGDVFLMFYNKRFMENPELRQKYADQTGTDLTTPATWEELDRQMAFFHDPDAGRYGGCLFRAADKVAWEWWARFHAKGAWPFSPTMEPQIAGAQGVAALEEMIASSAHLVGADLGLFANWARYREGDIYANIGWGGTQKSLYAPDSAMRDNLVNASLPGGRINGALVPMSYFNWGWSYVVAKNSRQPELAYQFCVNAVSQKVGAEAIAQTGGFFDPFRTDQYQDPAIVDAYGAQFLSVHEQAMRSSMPDLYLARRGEYFDALSYWLQLALAGDATPEVALNNVAQSWRATTDRAGATLQARRWMALRDTYPAELRKALRDET; the protein is encoded by the coding sequence ATGTTCACAAGACGCGCCTTTACCACGCATGCGCTGGCGTTGGGGGTGGGCGGTGGCCTGCCTGCAGCCGGACGTGCTGCGACTGATCCCCAGTCTCCCAACCTGTTGCGTATTCTGACCCCTCATGGGGCAGAGGCGAATCTGGCCCCGGTTGCCAAGAGTTTCGAAGCGTTATGTGGCTGCCGTACGGAATTGGTCGTTGTCGGTGTGGGAGAGATTAATGCGGTGTTGACGCTGGAGGCAATGCTCAATGACGTCGGTGTCGATGTGGCGCTGCCTGCAACGTTTGGAATCCCCGATCTTGTCGAGGCGGAGGCGATCCTGCCCCTGGACGGGCTGGCGCAGCAATATGCGCCGCAGGATCTGACCGACGCGATGATGTATACCAGCGGTGATGTTTTCGATGACCGGCTCTGGGGGTATCAAACCGACGGTGACGTGTTTTTAATGTTTTATAACAAAAGGTTTATGGAGAACCCTGAGTTAAGACAGAAATATGCGGATCAGACCGGGACAGACCTGACAACACCGGCGACTTGGGAAGAGCTGGACCGCCAGATGGCGTTCTTTCACGACCCGGATGCGGGACGCTATGGCGGCTGCCTGTTCCGCGCTGCCGACAAGGTGGCCTGGGAATGGTGGGCCCGGTTCCACGCCAAGGGGGCCTGGCCGTTTTCACCGACGATGGAGCCGCAGATTGCCGGTGCCCAGGGCGTCGCCGCATTGGAAGAGATGATCGCCTCGAGCGCCCATCTGGTTGGGGCCGACCTGGGCCTCTTTGCCAATTGGGCACGGTACCGGGAGGGTGACATCTACGCCAATATCGGTTGGGGCGGGACACAGAAAAGCCTCTATGCGCCGGACTCGGCGATGCGCGATAATCTGGTCAACGCCTCGCTGCCCGGTGGGCGCATCAATGGGGCGTTGGTGCCCATGTCGTATTTCAACTGGGGGTGGAGTTACGTCGTCGCCAAAAATTCAAGGCAGCCCGAGCTCGCATATCAGTTTTGCGTGAATGCCGTTTCGCAGAAAGTCGGTGCCGAGGCGATCGCGCAGACGGGCGGTTTTTTTGACCCTTTCCGGACCGATCAATATCAGGATCCCGCAATCGTCGATGCCTATGGCGCACAGTTCCTGAGTGTGCATGAACAGGCAATGCGCTCGTCGATGCCCGATCTCTATCTGGCGCGGCGGGGGGAGTATTTCGACGCTTTGTCCTATTGGCTTCAGCTTGCGCTGGCGGGTGACGCCACGCCGGAGGTCGCGCTCAACAATGTGGCCCAGTCCTGGCGTGCGACAACGGATCGTGCGGGTGCCACGTTGCAGGCGCGCCGCTGGATGGCCCTGCGTGACACCTATCCTGCCGAACTTCGAAAGGCGCTCCGCGATGAAACATGA
- a CDS encoding sensor histidine kinase yields the protein MSLTARLRSCVVICLASICVAMYTEWNDLSRIERKTENLSDRTIPLLDRIADLGDLQHGLEVTLARIRLVDEPDGLKALGQRLDTLAQLFRDNFSDQTDTVTNGPSPADADVFQKVVKGRQDLVAQYDRLEALISQAASKILALEKSIIVAQIEFGNQQRGTESSSQSYSWAIDTAKTLGEVSGSVASLAILTKDFSIDTGEKHSAESQRLVAQINTLASRLARLKNIDARHEIAGVLVDYRKIMLGPDGVVEGLSQLQISEAQQDRLYKEAEAVLNRIGTWSRSNTQRAAMEFRQSAAETTRIVERIRFVDVAFNMCMLLISLALLWFMIEVRMISRIHRLTRHIQRMSRGELDDPINTSGSDEISEIAKAVEKSRLTAAALKRSNEELERFAYVAAHDLRAPLRAISNLIEWTEEDFADEMPADAQKNIGLIRNRTDRLSSHLSALLDYARAGQIEGEHGAFSLTHFADELRLYFNSNPEFEIKVEQDCGPFGAYLTPLKTILINLVSNASKHHDRSSGTIRISSELYPNYVEITVADDGPGIPKQYQEQIFVLFQTLKSRDEVEGSGLGLALVQKLARSLGGSVSVVSNPEVARGTVFTVRIPLNSKSKKPLNDIQGLAA from the coding sequence GTGTCGCTAACCGCACGCCTAAGATCCTGTGTCGTCATCTGCCTCGCGTCGATCTGTGTCGCGATGTATACGGAGTGGAACGACCTTAGCCGTATTGAGCGCAAGACGGAAAACCTGTCGGACCGCACCATCCCCCTACTGGACAGGATCGCCGATCTTGGCGACCTGCAACATGGGCTGGAGGTGACATTGGCGAGGATCCGGCTCGTCGACGAACCGGATGGGCTAAAGGCGCTCGGACAGCGGCTCGACACGCTTGCACAGCTCTTTCGCGACAATTTCAGCGATCAGACAGATACAGTCACCAACGGTCCGTCCCCTGCAGATGCCGATGTCTTCCAAAAGGTTGTCAAAGGTCGGCAAGACCTCGTCGCCCAGTATGACCGGCTGGAGGCGCTTATCTCACAGGCGGCCTCCAAGATCCTGGCCCTGGAGAAATCCATCATTGTCGCGCAGATCGAGTTCGGCAATCAACAGCGTGGCACCGAGAGTTCGAGCCAGTCGTATTCCTGGGCAATCGACACCGCCAAAACCCTTGGGGAGGTCTCCGGCAGCGTTGCATCGCTTGCCATCCTGACCAAGGATTTCTCCATTGATACCGGCGAAAAACACAGCGCGGAGAGTCAGCGCCTCGTCGCCCAGATCAATACTCTTGCCTCCCGCCTTGCCCGGCTCAAAAACATCGATGCGCGTCACGAGATTGCCGGTGTGCTGGTCGACTATCGCAAGATAATGCTTGGCCCGGATGGCGTCGTCGAAGGATTGTCGCAGTTACAGATCAGCGAAGCGCAACAGGATCGTCTTTACAAAGAGGCTGAAGCCGTCCTGAACCGCATCGGCACCTGGAGCAGGTCGAACACGCAGCGTGCGGCGATGGAGTTTCGACAAAGCGCGGCAGAAACCACGCGCATCGTGGAACGCATTCGCTTTGTCGATGTCGCTTTCAACATGTGTATGCTGTTGATTTCTCTGGCGCTTTTGTGGTTCATGATCGAGGTTCGCATGATCTCGCGCATCCATCGCCTGACCCGCCATATCCAGCGCATGTCCCGCGGCGAGCTCGACGACCCGATCAACACCAGCGGCTCGGACGAAATCTCGGAGATCGCAAAGGCTGTCGAGAAATCACGCCTCACCGCCGCTGCGCTGAAGCGCTCGAACGAGGAGCTGGAGAGATTTGCCTATGTGGCCGCACATGACCTGCGTGCGCCATTGCGGGCGATTTCAAATCTGATCGAATGGACCGAAGAAGACTTTGCCGATGAGATGCCGGCCGATGCGCAAAAGAATATCGGATTGATCCGCAATCGCACGGACAGACTATCCAGCCATCTGTCGGCGCTGCTGGATTATGCACGTGCAGGACAGATCGAGGGCGAACACGGCGCATTCAGCCTGACGCATTTTGCAGATGAGCTGCGGCTCTATTTCAATTCCAACCCAGAATTCGAAATCAAGGTCGAGCAGGATTGCGGTCCCTTCGGTGCATATCTGACACCGTTGAAAACCATCCTGATCAATCTTGTCAGCAATGCCAGCAAGCATCACGACAGATCATCGGGCACCATCCGCATCAGCAGCGAACTCTACCCGAACTACGTGGAAATCACCGTTGCCGACGATGGTCCGGGCATCCCGAAACAATACCAGGAGCAGATTTTCGTGCTGTTTCAAACGCTGAAATCCCGTGATGAAGTCGAAGGGTCCGGCCTGGGTCTGGCTCTTGTGCAAAAACTTGCCAGATCACTGGGTGGCAGCGTTTCTGTAGTTTCCAATCCGGAGGTGGCGCGCGGCACCGTGTTCACGGTCCGGATCCCGCTCAACTCCAAATCAAAGAAACCGCTGAATGACATCCAAGGATTGGCCGCATGA
- a CDS encoding response regulator: MTNKESVTFLIVDDDEVAVMAIKRALKKLRLVNPVEVVGDGQEALDLLRGVNAAALERPYIILLDLNMPRMGGLEFLAEVREDKELANSVIFVLTTSDAPSDIAVAYEHKIAGYIVKENAYDAVKSAVEMLGAYVEIVSLENKLR; encoded by the coding sequence ATGACCAATAAAGAATCCGTTACATTCCTGATTGTCGATGACGATGAAGTGGCTGTCATGGCCATCAAACGCGCCTTGAAAAAGCTGCGTCTCGTGAACCCGGTAGAGGTCGTGGGCGACGGGCAGGAAGCACTGGACCTGTTGCGCGGCGTGAACGCTGCCGCGCTGGAGCGCCCCTATATCATCCTGCTTGATCTGAATATGCCGCGCATGGGTGGCCTGGAATTCCTGGCAGAGGTCCGGGAAGACAAGGAACTGGCAAATTCCGTGATCTTTGTTCTGACAACCTCCGATGCGCCTTCCGATATCGCGGTCGCTTATGAGCACAAAATCGCAGGCTATATCGTGAAAGAAAACGCCTATGACGCCGTCAAATCGGCCGTTGAAATGCTGGGCGCCTATGTCGAGATTGTGTCGCTTGAAAACAAGCTGAGATGA
- a CDS encoding nitrate- and nitrite sensing domain-containing protein: MIHVLVVYGKRIIPIIVPTVSHRIGEIMPLRLAILLVVAPLFLLAGYLAASALVAQRARHLLAEYAAQTAKEESAISDMIHELQRERGYSVGYVSSDGRVFPDALIRQRGQTDAVVASALSRITLMADDHSLAFDRVVHGVERLAELRQHVDGFGFDRPVMVSDVAGPYTELISTIMALTRQSVGLDSSTEYQALRQARFLIGEAKEKAGLERATGAAVIETGNSSALREHFAALGGAQIILLTEAAVVKGSGSWLPSLQRTDQYLTLSDLRDTIRSAKAASGPAALNSERWVAASTEWIDFLRREERNVTAEIISLANQLEAESTTELVGLIWLTIFAGIAGTLFVVLTLK; the protein is encoded by the coding sequence ATGATACACGTTTTGGTAGTGTATGGTAAACGAATTATCCCTATAATTGTTCCAACGGTGTCTCATCGGATTGGGGAAATCATGCCGCTCAGGCTTGCCATATTGCTGGTTGTTGCGCCGCTTTTCCTGCTGGCAGGGTATCTCGCTGCGAGCGCGCTTGTGGCGCAGCGCGCTCGCCACCTCCTTGCGGAATACGCCGCGCAGACCGCGAAGGAGGAAAGCGCGATCAGCGATATGATCCACGAGCTGCAGCGCGAGCGCGGGTATTCCGTCGGATATGTCTCCTCAGATGGGCGGGTTTTTCCAGATGCGTTGATACGTCAGCGCGGCCAGACTGATGCGGTGGTCGCCTCGGCACTTTCGCGCATCACCCTGATGGCCGACGATCATAGCCTGGCCTTTGATCGCGTTGTTCACGGGGTGGAACGGCTGGCGGAACTGCGCCAGCATGTCGATGGCTTCGGCTTTGATAGGCCGGTCATGGTTTCGGATGTCGCTGGGCCCTACACGGAACTCATCAGCACCATCATGGCTCTTACTCGACAAAGCGTCGGGCTGGACAGTTCCACCGAATACCAAGCGCTGCGACAGGCGCGTTTCCTGATCGGCGAAGCCAAGGAAAAGGCCGGACTTGAGCGGGCAACTGGCGCGGCGGTCATCGAAACGGGAAATTCTTCTGCGCTGCGGGAGCATTTTGCCGCCCTCGGCGGCGCGCAGATCATCCTGTTGACCGAAGCAGCGGTCGTCAAGGGAAGTGGAAGCTGGCTGCCATCGCTGCAAAGGACGGACCAATATCTCACCTTAAGCGACCTGCGTGATACCATCAGGTCAGCAAAAGCGGCCTCCGGGCCGGCGGCTCTCAACAGCGAGCGCTGGGTCGCGGCGTCGACGGAATGGATCGACTTTCTGCGCAGGGAAGAGAGGAATGTCACCGCTGAAATCATCTCGCTGGCCAACCAGCTTGAAGCGGAAAGCACGACCGAGCTGGTGGGGCTCATTTGGCTCACCATCTTTGCAGGGATTGCGGGGACGCTGTTTGTTGTGCTGACGCTGAAATGA
- the gap gene encoding type I glyceraldehyde-3-phosphate dehydrogenase: MTLKIAINGFGRIGRGVLRALLESNADDISVVAINDLSPAETLAHLLKYDSVHGRLRNEVTVDGDTMTVGNHSIRLTAIRNPEDLPWQDVDIAYECTGLFTSRETAAKHLQNGSKRVLISAPGKEVDRTVVFGVNHKDLTKDDVIVSNASCTTNCLAPVAKVLDDTFGIKTGYMTTIHAYTGDQPTHDTSHKDLYRARAAALSMIPTSTGAARAISEVLPHLKGRLEGSAIRVPTPNVSVVDLSFIPEKPATVETINEAMKAAAAGDLAGILSYETDPLVSIDFNHDPHSSCFAAPQTAVTAEGLVRVVSWYDNEWGFSNRMVDTGRHMGKVMNG; the protein is encoded by the coding sequence ATGACCTTGAAAATTGCGATCAATGGATTTGGACGAATTGGCCGTGGCGTTTTGCGCGCCTTGCTGGAGAGCAACGCCGACGATATCTCGGTTGTGGCGATCAACGATCTGTCGCCTGCGGAAACCCTGGCGCATCTGTTGAAATACGATAGTGTCCATGGCCGCCTGCGGAACGAGGTGACCGTCGACGGCGATACGATGACTGTCGGCAATCACAGCATCCGCCTGACGGCGATCCGTAATCCCGAGGATCTGCCCTGGCAGGACGTTGATATCGCCTATGAATGCACCGGCCTGTTCACCAGCCGCGAGACTGCTGCCAAGCATCTGCAAAACGGCTCCAAACGTGTCCTGATCTCCGCCCCCGGCAAGGAGGTCGATCGCACCGTGGTGTTCGGGGTCAATCACAAGGATCTGACCAAGGACGACGTCATTGTCTCCAACGCCTCCTGCACCACCAATTGTCTGGCCCCGGTGGCAAAGGTTCTGGACGATACATTCGGCATTAAGACCGGGTATATGACCACGATCCATGCCTATACCGGTGATCAGCCGACCCATGACACCAGCCACAAGGATCTTTACCGCGCCCGTGCCGCGGCGCTGTCGATGATCCCGACCTCAACAGGCGCAGCCCGCGCGATTTCGGAGGTCCTGCCGCATCTGAAAGGCCGCCTGGAGGGTTCAGCAATCCGCGTGCCGACCCCGAATGTTTCGGTGGTTGATCTCAGCTTCATTCCTGAAAAACCTGCCACTGTTGAGACAATCAACGAGGCGATGAAGGCTGCCGCGGCGGGCGATCTGGCAGGGATCCTGTCCTATGAGACGGACCCGCTGGTCTCCATCGACTTCAACCACGACCCGCATTCCTCCTGTTTTGCGGCACCACAGACCGCGGTTACCGCCGAGGGGCTGGTCCGCGTTGTCAGCTGGTATGACAACGAATGGGGCTTCTCCAACCGGATGGTCGACACCGGCCGCCACATGGGCAAGGTGATGAACGGCTAA
- a CDS encoding ChrR family anti-sigma-E factor: MTGVRHHIPDPLLVAYASGNLPYAYSLVVATHLSMCDDCRARLNAHQAVGGSVLETCGTRDVSDDLRERVFAELDSPFEDAPKFNRSGIFPAPVMQALGGLPPKWKSLGMGVRQSILSHDEEGSVRLLYIPAGQAVPDHGHNGLELTLVLQGAFRDETGRFGVGDLEVADDHLEHTPIAEDGETCICLAATDAALRFRSFVPRLLQPIFRI, translated from the coding sequence ATGACCGGCGTACGCCATCATATCCCTGACCCGTTGCTGGTGGCCTATGCCTCTGGCAATTTGCCCTATGCCTACTCTCTGGTTGTGGCGACCCATCTGTCGATGTGTGACGACTGCCGCGCCCGGTTGAATGCGCATCAGGCGGTCGGCGGGTCGGTACTGGAAACCTGTGGAACCCGGGATGTCTCGGATGATCTGCGGGAGCGCGTGTTTGCCGAGTTGGATTCACCCTTTGAGGACGCACCGAAGTTCAACCGCTCGGGCATCTTTCCGGCGCCGGTAATGCAGGCGCTGGGTGGGCTGCCGCCAAAGTGGAAGTCGCTCGGCATGGGGGTGCGTCAGTCAATCCTCAGCCATGACGAGGAGGGCAGCGTGCGGCTGCTCTATATTCCTGCGGGACAGGCGGTTCCCGACCATGGCCACAACGGGCTGGAGCTGACGCTGGTTTTGCAGGGCGCGTTTCGCGATGAAACCGGGCGCTTCGGTGTCGGGGATCTGGAAGTTGCGGACGATCACCTGGAACATACGCCGATTGCCGAGGACGGTGAGACCTGCATCTGCCTTGCCGCGACTGATGCTGCACTGCGGTTCCGGTCCTTTGTCCCGCGCCTGCTGCAACCGATTTTCCGCATCTAG